A genome region from Haliotis asinina isolate JCU_RB_2024 chromosome 11, JCU_Hal_asi_v2, whole genome shotgun sequence includes the following:
- the LOC137255329 gene encoding uncharacterized protein: MVHQIVVVLCAVLGLASHQAFAQWSGMGQGQGQGQGQFGGWGIGALGMGQGGWGQAQPAGLGRGGMFQQEPTQYKTCIAKNSIGDEMRVTFSRSNSNNNSPWFGNRFGNALRLTARIASNQAATLQGQFQLVVTEYSRTEEVCSSRALGDILTDRTWWSQSRTPRGIVGTPVTIYQGQTATSSETVENLSFEELTGRGLALCPSHQISGSTCLDVIPLCCKIGYDSRPATTSFTNQNQLFGQGLLGMPNPGSNNGNGGGFGQGVSGGMGGGFNGGLGGGMNPGMGGGFNGGGLTGPMNQGLPAGGQGIGQGNVGPQGMNNGLNNAGTGNMGGLTFQSV, encoded by the coding sequence ATGGTCCACCAAATCGTCGTCGTCCTGTGTGCGGTGCTTGGGTTGGCCTCTCACCAGGCGTTCGCTCAGTGGTCGGGCatgggtcaaggtcaaggtcaaggtcaaggccagTTTGGTGGATGGGGCATAGGTGCTTTGGGCATGGGACAAGGAGGGTGGGGACAGGCACAACCTGCTGGTTTAGGAAGGGGCGGCATGTTCCAGCAAGAACCCACCCAGTATAAGACCTGCATCGCCAAGAACTCGATTGGGGACGAGATGAGAGTCACTTTCAGCAgaagcaacagcaacaacaacagcccTTGGTTTGGAAACCGATTTGGCAACGCCCTTCGTCTTACAGCTCGCATCGCCTCCAACCAAGCGGCAACTCTCCAGGGTCAGTTCCAGTTGGTCGTCACTGAATACTCCCGCACTGAAGAGGTGTGTTCCAGTCGTGCTCTCGGCGACATCCTGACCGACCGTACCTGGTGGAGCCAGTCCCGTACTCCTCGCGGGATCGTGGGCACCCCCGTCACCATCTACCAGGGACAGACCGCCACCTCTTCCGAGACCGTGGAGAACCTGTCCTTCGAGGAGCTGACCGGTCGTGGACTGGCTCTGTGTCCCTCTCACCAGATCTCTGGGTCCACCTGCTTGGACGTCATCCCTCTGTGCTGCAAGATCGGCTACGACAGTCGACCTGCCACCACCTCATTCACCAACCAGAACCAGCTCTTCGGCCAGGGACTTCTCGGTATGCCGAACCCAGGTAGCAACAACGGGAATGGAGGCGGTTTCGGACAAGGTGTGTCGGGCGGAATGGGAGGAGGCTTCAATGGAGGCCTGGGCGGTGGGATGAACCCAGGTATGGGCGGTGGGTTTAATGGCGGCGGTTTGACCGGACCTATGAACCAGGGACTTCCCGCTGGCGGACAGGGCATAGGCCAAGGCAACGTCGGACCTCAGGGTATGAACAATGGTCTTAACAACGCCGGTACTGGAAACATGGGTGGCCTGACCTTCCAGAGCGTATAA
- the LOC137255232 gene encoding co-chaperone protein daf-41-like: MLEHKMASQTTDGKAGSTLPHPAVVWAQRKDKLWVTVRLDNCAKPDIQLKENSLYFKGAGGPDKIVHEATLEFYDDIIPEESKYTIGGREIIFMLKKKEVEKGFWPRLLKDNKKVHFLKTDFDKWRDEDDSDADDNEDMNLEQMMNSMGGLGGAGGMMPEDEPDEDSDDEDLPDLQ, encoded by the exons ATGCTTGAACACAAAATGGCGTCACAGACAACAGACGGGAAAGCCGGCAG cACCTTACCCCATCCTGCGGTAGTATGGGCACAAAGGAAAGACAAGTTGTGGGTTACAGTGAGACTAGATAATTGTGCAAAACCAGACATCCAGCTTAAAGAAAATAGTTTGTATTTCAA GGGTGCTGGTGGTCCTGATAAGATTGTGCATGAAGCGACACTGGAGTTTTATGATGATATCATTCCAGAG GAATCAAAGTACACAATAGGAGGCAGGGAAATCATCTTTATGTTGAAAAAGAAGGAAGTGGAAAAAGGATTTTGGCCAAGGTTACTCAAAGATAACAAAAAG GTTCATTTCTTGAAGACAGATTTTGACAAGTGGCGGGACGAGGATGATTCAGATGCTGATGACAATGAAGATATGAACTTAGAACAG ATGATGAATTCCATGGGTGGACTGGGTGGAGCAGGTGGCATGATGCCAGAG GATGAACCTGATGAAGATAGTGATGATGAAG ATTTACCCGACTTGCAATGA